The genomic region TGCTGCTCTACATGGCAACAATGTTTGTAATCAAAAAAGACCCACGTAACATTTGAAAAATATGAACGGAAGATAATGATGCGACTGATCAAGCTGCTATTACTTACCATAATCCTGATAGCATTCATAAATCCCGTAGATTCAACTGCAATTAAAGAGGAAGACATATGGATCTTCCAGGGTTCGTATGAACTTGGAGTAGGAGAAAGGGCATACCTTGAAGGCTTCACAGTGAAAGTAAACGAGTTAGATAGTGATAATATAACAACTGCAACTCTGTTAATATACAGTAACTCCGTTTTTATGGAATCTTTTGAAGTGGATTCAGGAGTCAATAATGAATACATCTATGACGGAGAGTTGAAAATCAATGTCGCATCCATTGAAAATTCTAAAGTTTCCCTGGAAATTTACAAACATAAATCGGAGCTTGTGTGGGTCACTGATATTCCAAAGACTGCATTTAAGACAGGAGATTCCCTGACAGGAAACGACTACCGCATTACACTAAATGGGATTAATGAAGGAGTAGCAGAAGTAGTTGTCAACCTTGACGGAGAAGAGTACGAGAGAACATACACAAGTGGCGCTTATGAAAAGTTCTCAGAAGATTTCATGATTAATATTGTGTACATCAACAAGAACACACAGGAAGTCTTCATCGAAACACTCAAACCTGGCGAACCTCAGATCCAGATCGATGCAGGTAATATTCAGGAAAGTTATGATCCGGATGATTATGTGGAATATGAACTTGTGGTCACTAATAACGGATCAATACCGCTACACGGAATCATACTCACAACTGAATGTGACGATGGTAAAGTTGAGCTTGTAACACAGCAGCACTCAATACTTGAACCGGGGAAGAAGAAAAAATTCCAGATACGTGTAAAGCCTGATGTTGAACCTGTTACCAGGAATATCACAATCACTACCAGTGTGGAAGGTTACGATTACAGGGGAAATGAATACAACAATGAGAAAGACACAGAGGCAACTGTAAATTCGTATATTTCCATTGAAAAAGAAGTCATTTCCAAAGAAAAAATATCAGAAGATCCGGAATTTGGAACTGAACAGTATTTCCAGATAAACATTACAGTTGCCAATAAAGCAAATTTCCAGACTGCAGTTACAGTCACCGATATTTTGCCACCTGAATTCATACCAAATGATATTGAAAGCACTGAATGGTCAATGGCACTTAATGCAGGAGAAACAAAGAGTATTGGCTATTTTGCATCCTCAACCGAACCGGGAGATTTTACTTTTGAGCCAGCCACTGTTGTGTGGAAAGATAGCGGTGAAACTTACAGCATGCAGTCTAACCCTATAGAAGGAACATTCCATGTCAGCGGTTCAAAAGTTATGTTACAGAAAGAAATCACTTCCAGCTACATGGTTGTAGGAGAAACTATTGATGTTATTCTCAAAGTCACAAATGACGGGGACAAGGATATCGATATCTCTTTCAGGGAAGATATGCCGGATGAACTCACTTATGTCGTAGGAGAAAGGCAGTGGCATGGAACACTGGCAGCAGGCGACGTAAAAGAGTTCACATATACTGTAAAGGCTGAAAGAGCCGGGGAATACTACCTGCCTGAAACTGAACTTAGTATTACGGATGAAAATGATAAGAAGGATAATGTGGTCTCAGATGAACTTTTCCTTTTCATTGATGACATACCCGCAGAGCTAGAAGAGGAAAGCTACGAAGAGACTTACAATCAGGTTGATGCCTCATCAGCATACTCCAGTGATACAACAGTTGCAGACCCAGATATTACAAGTGTTGAAATCATGAAGTTCCTTGTTTCATCTTTTGCAACACTTTTCACTGTTATTGCAATCGTACCGACTTTTGCATATTTATTTATATCCAGAGTATATAAGTAAAGTAAAAATATTAATCAGGAATTGAGTATGAATATTGCAGCGTTTATAGGATCTTCGATGCTTTTTGCCCTGTTCGCCATTGTAGTGCTCTTTGTCCTGATAAATATGTCATCACGACTTGCACTTATTATTTTACTGATAATCCCGCTTGCATTCATACTTGTTATTCCTGACATATCAATAGCTTTTCTTTCCATCCAGCAGATGTCACTTGCAAACGGACTTGTACCGGTGAATAATTTCCACATATTGCTCATGATATGGTCAACACTCATAGGTGTCATCCTGTACACAGAATTCCTGACATGGTATCTTGGAAAGGGCATGAGGATGAAGAAAAATTCCGATGGTTCTATGAAAGCCGGAGTTTCTTCAACCCTGGATAAAGGCTTGTATGATTTTGTAGGGAAAGTCAGAGGAATCCTTAACCGCAAGAAATAATCTGCGCAAAAGTGTTATGCAAATAACACATCTTTTTACACATAATTATGTGAGGGATATTCCTGGATACCGAAGAACTAATGGAAAGCAATAATGAAATAGCAACTGCCACTGAAGAGTTTAAACCACAAGCATGGAGAGCAGGACTTTATTCTGCCATATATCCCGGACTGGGACAGATGTATAATGGAGACTTTAACAGAGGAGCTTTTTATTTTGTCCTTGCCTTCATACTCATAATCACATTTTATTTCGTAATAACGTTCTTTATTTTCATTGTATTCTGGATCTACAACATATACCAGGCTTACAGCTATGCCAGAAGTTTCAGTAAAGGCATCAATAAAGATGAATAGAAAAGTGAAGACAAAAAGACGTAACTAAAAAAGAGCAAAAAAAGAAGAGCTATATGCCCCTCTTATGCAGGATTATTTCTGTTATATGGTGCTGCTGCAAGTGATGAAACACCGCTTGCTCCGATAGAACCGTAAACCGGCTGTGTTGGTGCAAGCCAAACTGTTCCTGTTCCTTCAAAAGTCTGGAGGAGACCTTCGCCTGATGTAAGCTTTCCTGCAATTCCTTTGCCTGATCTTTCAACACTGAATTTCACTGAATCAGATCTTAGAAGGGCAAAGTTTCCGTCAACCTGGAGACGCTCGTTGTCAAGATTATATTTCAGGATCTCAGACATAGGCACCGGACTTTCAAGTATGCATGTACCTGTTCCGCTAATCTTTGTCTGGAACCATCCTTCCCCACCAAAGAGACCTGCAGAGATATTCTTCTGGGAAGCTACCCCTACTTCAAGGCTTGATTCAGCGCAGTAGAAAATGCCCTTGTCCACGATTATAGAACCATTGTCAAGACTTACCACGATGAAATGACTGAAACTTGGCTCAAGGAATACCTCTCCAGTACCCTTATAAAGCGGATTGAATGCAGATTCGTTTGTGAGCTTGTTTTTGATCATCTTCTTTGCAAGGCCACCGACACCACCTATGTTAGCATCACATGTGATGTTACCTTTCTGGAAGTAAAGAGCTCCAGGCTCCACGATTACACCGCTGTTG from Methanolobus tindarius DSM 2278 harbors:
- a CDS encoding COG1361 family protein yields the protein MMRLIKLLLLTIILIAFINPVDSTAIKEEDIWIFQGSYELGVGERAYLEGFTVKVNELDSDNITTATLLIYSNSVFMESFEVDSGVNNEYIYDGELKINVASIENSKVSLEIYKHKSELVWVTDIPKTAFKTGDSLTGNDYRITLNGINEGVAEVVVNLDGEEYERTYTSGAYEKFSEDFMINIVYINKNTQEVFIETLKPGEPQIQIDAGNIQESYDPDDYVEYELVVTNNGSIPLHGIILTTECDDGKVELVTQQHSILEPGKKKKFQIRVKPDVEPVTRNITITTSVEGYDYRGNEYNNEKDTEATVNSYISIEKEVISKEKISEDPEFGTEQYFQINITVANKANFQTAVTVTDILPPEFIPNDIESTEWSMALNAGETKSIGYFASSTEPGDFTFEPATVVWKDSGETYSMQSNPIEGTFHVSGSKVMLQKEITSSYMVVGETIDVILKVTNDGDKDIDISFREDMPDELTYVVGERQWHGTLAAGDVKEFTYTVKAERAGEYYLPETELSITDENDKKDNVVSDELFLFIDDIPAELEEESYEETYNQVDASSAYSSDTTVADPDITSVEIMKFLVSSFATLFTVIAIVPTFAYLFISRVYK
- a CDS encoding AIM24 family protein → MTLKQVKVTLNNSGVIVEPGALYFQKGNITCDANIGGVGGLAKKMIKNKLTNESAFNPLYKGTGEVFLEPSFSHFIVVSLDNGSIIVDKGIFYCAESSLEVGVASQKNISAGLFGGEGWFQTKISGTGTCILESPVPMSEILKYNLDNERLQVDGNFALLRSDSVKFSVERSGKGIAGKLTSGEGLLQTFEGTGTVWLAPTQPVYGSIGASGVSSLAAAPYNRNNPA